In Pseudobdellovibrionaceae bacterium, the following proteins share a genomic window:
- a CDS encoding DUF4445 domain-containing protein: MPFPIKATSHQTSWELTAALAGPSLLEFLQNQEVPIRSSCMGKGTCHQCRVRVTKGVAPIANADRKFFSEDQLQKGWRLSCQLRPKAAIEVEFPQVYLMQEDLVKHRSPIGPWWVALDAGTTGLEMSAVDDQGPWCSLKAVNRQITMGADVMTRLEYAQKQGVEPLRKRLFQQLNRLVGLIGEEADGPAFTGKMFAAGNSVMASFLANLNVESLGVSPYQPANLEPPVAHTDKFEIHSLPLLHSFVGGDLWAGLFVLWQRGEMDKSGWILVDVGTNSEILFWTGKKLLVSSTPAGPAFEGSNISIGMRAEAGAILDPVYDPKTGSWEFSTIGGDMAKGICGSALIQMMDQIVQNGLVAEDGEVLRPEDLELQSDLQLSQADVREFQLAKSAIRSGLEMVIKVGALKPNRLLLAGAFGEHLPVEAAYRLGLLPRIDVTTLGNASLTGTIAWGSASDEDKQAFTEWVNRVKSPVELALMDEFQEVFIKHMSLSEGH; the protein is encoded by the coding sequence ATGCCCTTTCCGATTAAGGCGACTTCTCATCAGACTTCATGGGAGCTCACTGCGGCCCTCGCGGGCCCAAGCCTCCTTGAGTTTTTGCAGAATCAAGAAGTTCCCATTCGCTCATCCTGCATGGGCAAGGGAACCTGCCATCAGTGCCGGGTGCGCGTGACCAAGGGTGTGGCACCCATCGCGAATGCCGACAGAAAGTTTTTTTCTGAAGATCAGTTACAAAAAGGCTGGCGGCTGAGCTGTCAATTGCGTCCTAAGGCGGCCATTGAAGTGGAGTTCCCCCAGGTTTATCTGATGCAAGAGGATCTGGTGAAGCATCGCTCTCCCATTGGCCCTTGGTGGGTGGCCCTTGATGCCGGGACCACGGGATTGGAGATGTCGGCGGTCGATGACCAAGGCCCTTGGTGTTCGCTGAAGGCTGTGAATCGACAAATCACCATGGGTGCCGATGTGATGACTCGCCTCGAATATGCCCAAAAGCAGGGGGTTGAACCTCTGCGCAAAAGACTTTTTCAACAATTGAATCGATTGGTCGGATTGATTGGTGAAGAGGCCGACGGTCCAGCATTCACAGGCAAAATGTTTGCGGCAGGCAATTCAGTGATGGCTTCTTTTTTGGCAAACCTCAATGTGGAGAGCCTGGGTGTTTCACCCTATCAACCCGCAAACCTTGAGCCGCCAGTGGCTCACACGGACAAATTTGAAATTCACAGTTTGCCCCTGCTTCACAGCTTTGTGGGCGGTGATTTGTGGGCGGGACTTTTTGTTCTGTGGCAACGGGGCGAGATGGACAAGTCCGGTTGGATCCTAGTCGATGTGGGTACTAATTCGGAAATCCTGTTTTGGACAGGAAAGAAGCTTTTGGTGTCCAGCACCCCGGCGGGACCGGCTTTTGAGGGCTCCAACATCAGCATTGGCATGAGGGCTGAGGCGGGTGCAATCTTAGATCCCGTTTATGACCCCAAGACCGGAAGCTGGGAATTCTCCACCATCGGTGGTGACATGGCCAAAGGGATTTGTGGATCAGCACTGATTCAGATGATGGATCAGATTGTTCAAAATGGCCTAGTGGCTGAAGATGGCGAAGTCCTTAGGCCAGAAGATTTAGAGCTGCAGAGTGATTTGCAATTGTCCCAGGCTGATGTGCGCGAATTTCAATTGGCCAAATCGGCCATTCGCTCGGGACTAGAGATGGTGATCAAGGTGGGGGCGCTCAAGCCCAATCGGTTGTTATTGGCTGGAGCTTTTGGTGAGCATCTGCCAGTGGAGGCCGCCTATCGCCTGGGTCTATTGCCAAGAATTGACGTCACCACCTTGGGTAATGCCAGTTTGACTGGTACCATAGCCTGGGGGTCGGCCTCGGACGAGGACAAACAGGCTTTTACGGAATGGGTAAACCGTGTGAAATCGCCCGTTGAGCTGGCTTTGATGGATGAGTTTCAGGAAGTGTTTATTAAACACATGAGTTTAAGTGAAGGACATTAA
- a CDS encoding bifunctional homocysteine S-methyltransferase/methylenetetrahydrofolate reductase gives MAKIPLKEFLAGGETAVMDGAMATALYERGFYINRSFEELCLTDPKGVKDIIQSFKDAGAKFLTTNSFSATKPKLTEFGLQERQKEILTASARLALEVAGDEAYVLGLIGPLPVLIEPFGPTAYLEAVELYEEAARILDEAGVDGFTIEGFHNLKNLEAALVGVRKFSDKPVFVHLSINEDMRSSYGNTPEALVQVAEDFDADVVGFCGEVGPSGMLTALERVRKLTDKPISLRPNAGLPKYVNDQWIYLCNPDYLAKFAKRYIQGGARFVGGHCGVYADHIKAVANSLRMTQNFNHRESTYSALIQPVNDVPKETLPIKERSRLGEALANRERIFTIEIIPPKGVDTDGFFKHCKKLQEGGVKFVNIPDGARAVARMSSLHLAAYVQEHFDLEAIPHLTTRDRNIIGLQSDLLGSHIAGVRNVLVVTGDPPKLGNMKGATGVYDVDAIGLTHIAARMNKGLDLGGSSFGSPTQFCVGVALNPTASYHELEMSRYRYKVEAGADFAITQPIYDIEAYLKFMDKVKDVKIPIIMGIWPLVSLRNAEFLKNEVPGVSVPDWVIKEMEKANGDKEEAVKRGTEIAMKTMHEAKKLVAGFQVSAPFNRVEVALDVIHALSD, from the coding sequence TTGGCAAAGATCCCATTGAAGGAATTTTTGGCTGGGGGCGAAACGGCTGTTATGGATGGGGCGATGGCCACGGCCCTTTACGAGCGTGGTTTTTACATCAACCGCAGCTTTGAAGAGCTGTGTTTGACCGACCCCAAGGGTGTTAAAGACATCATCCAGAGCTTTAAAGACGCAGGCGCCAAGTTTTTAACCACTAACAGCTTTAGTGCCACCAAGCCTAAGCTGACCGAGTTTGGTCTTCAGGAAAGACAAAAAGAGATTCTCACGGCTTCGGCACGGTTGGCCCTGGAGGTCGCTGGCGACGAGGCCTACGTATTAGGACTGATCGGTCCTTTGCCAGTTTTGATTGAGCCATTTGGTCCGACAGCTTATTTGGAAGCTGTGGAACTCTATGAAGAAGCAGCACGGATTTTAGATGAGGCTGGTGTCGACGGCTTTACCATTGAGGGTTTCCACAACCTAAAGAACCTTGAGGCCGCCCTTGTGGGTGTGCGCAAGTTTTCAGACAAGCCAGTGTTCGTACATCTCAGTATTAATGAAGACATGAGATCCTCTTATGGGAATACTCCCGAAGCTTTAGTGCAAGTGGCCGAGGATTTTGATGCCGACGTGGTGGGCTTTTGTGGCGAGGTGGGTCCTAGCGGAATGTTGACGGCCTTGGAAAGAGTGCGGAAGTTAACCGATAAGCCGATCTCTTTGCGCCCCAATGCCGGTCTGCCCAAATACGTCAACGACCAGTGGATCTATCTTTGCAATCCCGATTACCTGGCCAAGTTTGCAAAACGCTACATCCAAGGAGGAGCCCGTTTTGTGGGAGGCCACTGTGGGGTGTATGCTGACCACATTAAGGCGGTGGCCAATTCTTTGCGCATGACACAAAATTTCAATCACAGGGAATCAACATATTCAGCTTTGATTCAGCCGGTGAACGATGTGCCCAAGGAAACCCTCCCCATAAAAGAGCGCAGCCGATTGGGTGAGGCCTTGGCCAACAGGGAACGGATTTTCACCATTGAGATAATTCCCCCTAAGGGAGTGGACACAGATGGTTTTTTTAAACACTGTAAAAAGCTGCAAGAAGGTGGCGTCAAGTTTGTGAACATTCCTGATGGAGCCCGGGCGGTGGCACGCATGAGTTCCCTCCACCTGGCCGCCTACGTTCAGGAGCACTTTGATCTGGAAGCCATTCCCCATTTAACCACTCGAGACCGGAATATCATTGGTCTGCAAAGTGATCTCTTGGGTTCCCATATTGCGGGCGTGAGAAATGTTCTTGTTGTCACAGGCGATCCACCAAAACTGGGTAATATGAAGGGGGCGACCGGTGTTTACGATGTGGATGCGATTGGTTTGACCCATATCGCAGCGCGAATGAATAAGGGGCTCGATTTGGGAGGTTCCAGTTTTGGCTCTCCCACTCAGTTTTGTGTTGGGGTCGCCCTTAACCCCACGGCATCCTACCACGAGCTGGAAATGAGTCGTTACCGCTACAAGGTGGAAGCCGGTGCTGATTTTGCTATTACTCAGCCGATTTATGATATTGAAGCCTATTTGAAATTTATGGATAAGGTGAAAGACGTGAAGATCCCGATTATCATGGGCATTTGGCCCTTGGTGAGCTTGCGAAATGCAGAGTTCCTTAAGAACGAGGTGCCAGGCGTTTCCGTTCCTGATTGGGTGATCAAAGAAATGGAAAAGGCCAACGGCGACAAAGAAGAAGCGGTGAAGCGGGGCACGGAGATTGCCATGAAGACTATGCACGAAGCCAAAAAGCTCGTTGCGGGATTTCAGGTGAGTGCTCCATTTAATCGGGTCGAAGTGGCATTGGATGTGATTCATGCCCTTTCCGATTAA
- a CDS encoding mannose-1-phosphate guanylyltransferase/mannose-6-phosphate isomerase, with product MIPVILSGGSGTRLWPVSRASYPKQFCEFYDQSFLKNSIQRLKPFGSPYILTLESMKPLSIRSLAEEGLGPDFVIAEPMGKNTAPAVALLCHWLRGQGKQDEVVGIFPADHLIADEQAFRSAVELGIECAEAGEVVTLGITPSHASTGYGYIEVKDDVAHSAHGLKAYGVEGFREKPDEKTARTFLDSGKHYWNAGMFVFKVSTMIAHFQELLPEVWKKISAIKPDLSNAKYNYAMTDSVSLDYGIMEKLTKQVCIPCTIGWSDVGSWDELSRLSEEISSLKTDSNASVFSEDALHNYVFTIRDKVIGLIGVENLIVVDTPDALLVCKKGKSQKVKDLLDQIKKAGLPEATEHRFEVRPWGGFEVLSDQKHFKVKRITVDPGAKLSYQSHAKRAEHWVVVEGEAEIVLDDKAKKVNAGEAFYIPLGAKHRIGNVGTGPMVFVEVQTGSYFGEDDIVRYQDDYSRA from the coding sequence ATGATCCCCGTTATTCTCTCAGGAGGCAGTGGAACCCGCCTGTGGCCGGTGTCGCGAGCCTCTTATCCGAAACAATTTTGTGAGTTTTACGATCAAAGTTTTTTGAAAAATTCGATTCAGCGATTAAAGCCCTTCGGCTCACCTTACATTCTGACTTTGGAATCAATGAAGCCCTTGTCGATTCGCTCATTAGCTGAAGAAGGATTGGGCCCTGACTTTGTGATTGCTGAACCAATGGGTAAAAACACCGCACCTGCTGTGGCACTGCTTTGTCATTGGTTACGGGGCCAAGGCAAGCAAGACGAAGTGGTGGGGATTTTCCCCGCCGATCATTTGATCGCCGATGAACAGGCTTTTCGTTCTGCGGTTGAATTAGGGATTGAGTGTGCTGAAGCAGGTGAAGTGGTGACTTTGGGGATCACACCCAGTCATGCCTCCACAGGCTATGGTTACATCGAAGTCAAAGATGATGTAGCTCACTCGGCCCACGGCCTTAAAGCCTACGGGGTTGAAGGCTTCCGCGAAAAGCCAGATGAAAAAACGGCGCGCACCTTTCTCGATTCCGGCAAGCATTACTGGAATGCAGGGATGTTCGTATTTAAAGTCTCGACCATGATTGCCCACTTTCAGGAATTACTGCCCGAGGTGTGGAAAAAGATCTCGGCCATCAAACCTGATCTGAGTAATGCCAAATACAACTACGCCATGACCGATTCGGTGAGCCTTGACTACGGTATTATGGAAAAGCTCACCAAGCAGGTCTGTATCCCCTGCACCATAGGTTGGAGTGATGTGGGCTCCTGGGATGAGCTCTCCCGATTGTCTGAAGAGATCAGTTCACTAAAGACTGACTCCAATGCCTCCGTTTTTAGCGAAGATGCCCTTCACAACTATGTGTTCACCATTCGCGACAAAGTGATCGGGCTGATCGGAGTTGAAAATCTGATTGTGGTGGATACCCCGGATGCCTTACTCGTCTGCAAAAAAGGTAAGTCTCAGAAGGTCAAAGACCTGTTGGATCAGATCAAAAAAGCAGGACTGCCCGAGGCCACGGAGCACCGCTTTGAGGTAAGACCATGGGGTGGATTTGAGGTTCTATCCGACCAAAAGCATTTTAAAGTTAAACGCATCACTGTGGACCCAGGAGCTAAGCTCTCTTACCAGTCTCATGCCAAGCGCGCTGAGCACTGGGTGGTGGTTGAAGGCGAAGCAGAAATTGTATTGGACGACAAGGCGAAGAAGGTGAATGCCGGTGAGGCTTTTTATATACCATTGGGAGCCAAACACCGTATTGGCAATGTGGGCACAGGTCCCATGGTCTTTGTCGAAGTGCAAACGGGAAGTTATTTTGGCGAAGACGATATTGTACGTTATCAGGACGACTACAGCCGCGCCTAA
- a CDS encoding DegT/DnrJ/EryC1/StrS family aminotransferase, translating into MPFIDLKTPYNALKSQIDGRIQAVLDHGQYIMGPEVAECEKDLATFVGSKHAITCASGTDAALMALMALGIGPGDEVITTAFSFIATIETVVLVGATPVLVDIEPETFNIDVNKIEGAITSKTKAIMPVSLYGQPADMDEINALAKAKGLVVIEDAAQSFGAPYKIKRSCALSDFGATSFFPAKPLGCYGDGGAVFTDNDEWAQTLISIRNHGQTERYFHPMVGINGRLDTLQCAILIEKLKRYGWEIEQRERVAKSYTEAFKDMDVKTPVIRSDRQSVWAQYTLRVANRPEFQKRMTELGVPTAVHYPTTMGEQPAYQKLSVIHDISHATQAAKEVVSLPMYPDMSSEIQQQVVEAVSKSLT; encoded by the coding sequence ATGCCCTTCATCGATCTTAAAACTCCCTATAACGCCCTCAAATCCCAAATCGATGGCCGCATTCAGGCCGTACTCGATCATGGACAGTACATTATGGGGCCCGAGGTCGCTGAGTGCGAAAAAGACTTGGCAACATTTGTTGGCAGCAAACATGCGATCACTTGTGCGAGTGGGACGGATGCCGCTTTGATGGCCCTGATGGCATTGGGAATTGGCCCCGGCGATGAGGTCATCACTACGGCTTTTTCCTTTATCGCGACTATTGAAACAGTTGTCCTAGTAGGTGCGACACCAGTGTTGGTGGACATTGAGCCTGAGACCTTCAATATCGACGTCAACAAGATTGAAGGCGCCATCACCTCTAAGACTAAGGCCATTATGCCTGTGTCCTTGTATGGACAACCGGCAGATATGGATGAGATCAATGCTCTTGCAAAGGCCAAAGGGCTTGTTGTCATTGAAGATGCCGCGCAAAGTTTTGGCGCTCCCTATAAAATCAAGCGCAGCTGTGCCCTCTCTGATTTTGGGGCCACCAGTTTCTTCCCGGCAAAACCTCTTGGCTGTTACGGCGACGGTGGTGCGGTTTTTACCGACAATGACGAGTGGGCACAAACACTCATTTCGATCCGTAATCACGGTCAGACGGAGAGGTATTTTCACCCTATGGTGGGAATCAACGGCCGCCTGGACACGCTTCAGTGTGCGATCCTCATTGAAAAACTGAAGCGCTACGGGTGGGAGATTGAGCAGCGGGAGAGAGTGGCAAAATCTTACACCGAAGCTTTTAAAGATATGGACGTAAAAACTCCCGTGATCCGCTCTGACCGCCAGAGCGTTTGGGCCCAGTACACTCTTCGCGTAGCCAACCGCCCAGAGTTTCAAAAGCGCATGACTGAGCTTGGAGTGCCAACTGCGGTCCACTACCCGACGACCATGGGGGAGCAACCGGCCTATCAGAAACTCTCAGTCATTCATGACATTTCCCATGCCACCCAGGCGGCCAAGGAAGTGGTCAGCCTTCCCATGTACCCTGATATGTCATCTGAAATTCAACAACAGGTTGTTGAAGCGGTCAGCAAAAGTCTGACTTAG